One genomic window of Sporosarcina ureae includes the following:
- a CDS encoding type II secretion system F family protein: protein MARFTYEGRDAKAIRRGTVTATNKRDAAIKLKEQGIRVVSLVEQKETMLTKDITIGSPVKRDQLIMFLRQFSTLLQAGVTIVDAVRILSMQVEQAAFRKILTAVQEDLRTGTALSIAFGKHPKVFEPLILNMVAAGEVSGTVDESLDQLAEHFEKAYRTRQKVTSAMAYPVVVGIIAIAVVIFLLWFVVPMFVDMFDSVGGQLPWLTRAVMAASEWIENYWYLLILIVSVLVVGYVLFRSNPKGKYILDTILLRLPIFGSIAQKSSLAMMTRTLSSMFSSSVPILQALSMTERVVGNEVISKVIGESRVSMERGGSLTEPMLNHWAFPPLIPHMIAIGEETGSLDSMLAKVADFYEKEVEAATDRLKALIEPLMIVFLTAVVGTIVLAIMLPMFSMFEQIDNL from the coding sequence GTGGCTCGTTTTACATATGAAGGGCGAGATGCGAAAGCAATTCGCCGTGGTACGGTGACCGCTACGAATAAGCGAGATGCGGCGATTAAGCTTAAAGAGCAAGGGATTCGTGTGGTCAGTCTTGTCGAACAGAAAGAAACGATGCTGACGAAAGATATTACGATTGGTAGTCCGGTTAAGCGGGATCAATTGATTATGTTCTTGCGACAGTTTTCTACGCTTCTTCAAGCGGGGGTTACGATTGTGGATGCGGTGAGGATTTTATCGATGCAAGTGGAGCAGGCGGCTTTTCGAAAGATTTTGACCGCAGTTCAGGAAGATTTACGTACAGGGACCGCGTTATCCATAGCTTTTGGAAAACATCCCAAAGTGTTCGAACCATTGATTTTGAACATGGTGGCGGCAGGAGAAGTTTCAGGTACAGTTGATGAATCATTGGATCAACTAGCGGAGCATTTCGAAAAAGCGTATCGTACGAGACAGAAAGTTACGTCTGCTATGGCATATCCAGTCGTAGTTGGAATAATAGCTATTGCAGTAGTTATTTTTCTTTTATGGTTCGTCGTACCAATGTTTGTTGATATGTTTGATAGCGTGGGGGGGCAATTACCTTGGCTAACTCGCGCTGTAATGGCAGCGAGTGAATGGATTGAAAACTACTGGTACTTGTTAATTCTTATTGTTTCAGTTTTAGTTGTGGGGTATGTATTGTTCAGAAGCAATCCGAAGGGAAAATACATTTTAGATACAATCTTGTTAAGACTACCTATATTTGGTAGCATTGCACAAAAGTCTTCACTCGCTATGATGACGCGCACATTAAGCTCCATGTTTTCAAGCTCTGTACCAATTTTACAGGCATTGTCTATGACGGAAAGAGTTGTGGGAAATGAAGTTATTTCAAAAGTGATTGGTGAGTCTAGAGTATCAATGGAACGAGGCGGATCCTTGACGGAACCTATGTTAAATCACTGGGCATTCCCACCGTTAATTCCTCATATGATTGCAATTGGAGAAGAGACTGGTTCTTTAGACTCTATGTTGGCCAAAGTTGCGGATTTTTATGAGAAAGAAGTAGAAGCAGCTACAGACCGCTTAAAGGCTTTAATAGAGCCTTTAATGATTGTATTCTTAACAGCGGTAGTTGGGACTATAGTTTTGGCAATCATGTTGCCGATGTTTAGCATGTTTGAGCAGATAGATAATTTGTAA
- a CDS encoding GspE/PulE family protein — MATTRKRLGDLLIESGLLTDEQLMSTLKEKSRDERLGDALLQRGYITEQQLIEVLEFQLGIPHVNLFRYPFDPKLFNIVPKGLAKQKMIVPLKKDGDKLFVAMADPMDYNTIEDLRLSTGFHIETAIASKDDINRTITRYYDDELFDDLLFEEPETTASQTEQQEDIVDNDSPVVRLVNQIISSAVSMKSSDIHIDPQEHQVIIRFRIDGKLQTERVIPKHMQSMLLARIKIMGNLNITESRMPQDGRIKVMIDFRPIDLRLSTLPTVFGEKVVMRILDLSSSLNDMTKLGFGPTNLQRFLKEIEKPNGIVLISGPTGSGKSSTLYAALNRLNSEEVNIITIEDPVEYQLEGINQIQVNANVGLTFATGLRSILRQDPDIVMVGEIRDKETVEIAIRASLTGHLVLSTIHTNDSVASISRLLDMGVEPFLLTASLNAIVAQRLIRRVCRDCGTTQQATDREKEIFAKRGKTIETIHRGSGCPACNMTGYRGRIAIHEVLVINAEMRDAINGNAAPTVFRDIAQRSKTIFLIDDGLEKVKQGITTTEEVLRVALID, encoded by the coding sequence ATGGCGACAACTAGAAAACGTCTTGGGGATTTATTAATAGAATCCGGCTTGCTGACGGACGAGCAGTTAATGAGTACGTTGAAAGAAAAATCGCGCGATGAGCGACTTGGTGATGCGTTATTGCAGCGCGGGTATATTACGGAACAACAGTTGATTGAAGTGTTGGAGTTCCAGCTCGGAATTCCTCACGTCAACTTGTTCCGTTATCCGTTTGATCCGAAGTTGTTTAATATAGTTCCTAAAGGTTTAGCGAAGCAGAAGATGATTGTTCCGTTGAAAAAAGATGGAGATAAATTATTCGTTGCGATGGCAGACCCAATGGATTACAACACGATTGAAGACTTACGCCTATCCACAGGTTTCCATATCGAAACTGCGATTGCGTCTAAAGATGATATTAATCGAACGATTACTAGATATTATGATGATGAATTATTTGATGACTTGCTGTTTGAAGAACCGGAAACCACTGCAAGTCAGACAGAACAACAAGAGGATATCGTTGATAATGATTCTCCAGTTGTGCGTCTAGTGAACCAGATTATTTCTAGTGCAGTTTCTATGAAGTCCAGTGATATTCATATTGATCCTCAAGAACATCAAGTCATCATCCGCTTTAGAATTGATGGGAAACTGCAGACTGAACGGGTCATACCGAAGCATATGCAGTCAATGCTTCTAGCCCGAATCAAAATCATGGGAAATTTGAACATTACGGAATCACGCATGCCACAGGATGGGCGCATCAAAGTAATGATTGATTTCCGTCCGATCGACTTACGGTTATCGACTTTACCGACAGTTTTTGGTGAAAAAGTCGTAATGCGTATTTTGGACTTGAGCAGCTCATTGAATGATATGACGAAGCTTGGTTTTGGTCCAACGAATCTACAGCGTTTCCTTAAAGAAATTGAAAAGCCGAATGGGATCGTGTTAATTTCGGGCCCCACTGGTTCGGGTAAATCATCTACGTTATACGCAGCTTTGAATCGATTGAATAGTGAAGAAGTAAATATTATTACGATAGAAGATCCCGTCGAGTACCAGCTGGAAGGAATTAATCAGATTCAAGTGAATGCTAATGTGGGATTAACGTTTGCGACAGGTTTACGTTCTATTTTGCGACAAGATCCTGATATTGTCATGGTCGGGGAAATCCGGGATAAAGAAACAGTGGAAATCGCGATCCGTGCATCGTTGACGGGACACTTAGTATTGAGCACCATTCATACGAATGACTCAGTTGCATCGATATCACGATTGCTGGATATGGGGGTGGAGCCTTTCCTTTTGACTGCCTCACTCAATGCGATCGTAGCTCAACGATTAATTCGTCGTGTTTGTCGAGACTGTGGTACCACACAGCAAGCGACTGATCGTGAAAAAGAGATTTTTGCTAAACGTGGGAAAACGATAGAGACGATCCATCGCGGTTCCGGTTGTCCTGCATGTAATATGACAGGATATCGTGGGCGGATTGCGATACATGAAGTATTGGTCATTAACGCGGAAATGCGCGATGCGATTAATGGTAACGCAGCACCTACAGTATTCCGTGATATTGCACAGAGAAGCAAAACGATATTCCTGATAGATGATGGTTTGGAAAAAGTGAAGCAAGGCATTACAACTACTGAAGAAGTGTTGAGAGTGGCCTTGATAGATTAG
- a CDS encoding type IV pilus twitching motility protein PilT encodes MTERIDRLLTEAFTIKASDIHLTVGVPPVFRVHGDLKRFGETIMTEEDTKEIAYQTIPEKMIPAFKEAGQIDYSYEIAGVSRFRVNAFQQRGAISLAFRTIPTKIPTIDDLNMPGTLKSLSDTAQGLILVTGPTGSGKSTTLAAMIRYMNETMRKHIITLEDPIEYMHAHGTSIIDQREVGFDTLSFADGLRAALRQDPDVILVGEMRDLETISTAITAAETGHLVLATLHTWSAASTIDRIIDVFPHGQQAQIRVQLAGVLKAVVSQRLFQTMDKQGRRAATEIMINNPAVSNLIRSEKIHQIPNVIQTSRALGMHMMDHSVKNLMEQRIISYEAALPFMQGDD; translated from the coding sequence GTGACTGAAAGAATTGATCGATTACTAACTGAAGCCTTTACGATCAAAGCGTCGGATATTCATTTAACTGTTGGCGTGCCCCCGGTTTTCCGAGTTCATGGTGACTTGAAACGATTCGGTGAAACCATTATGACTGAAGAAGATACAAAAGAAATTGCCTATCAAACGATTCCAGAAAAGATGATTCCAGCGTTTAAAGAAGCTGGACAGATTGATTATTCATATGAAATCGCTGGTGTTTCTCGTTTTCGTGTCAACGCATTCCAACAACGCGGTGCGATTTCATTAGCATTTCGGACGATTCCTACCAAGATCCCTACGATCGATGATTTGAATATGCCGGGAACATTGAAGAGCTTGTCTGACACAGCCCAAGGCCTAATATTAGTAACGGGGCCAACGGGTTCAGGTAAGTCTACGACACTCGCGGCAATGATCCGTTATATGAATGAAACGATGCGAAAGCATATTATTACATTAGAAGATCCAATTGAGTATATGCATGCGCACGGTACTTCTATTATCGATCAACGAGAAGTCGGTTTTGATACGCTGTCATTTGCGGATGGCTTACGTGCTGCTTTGCGTCAAGATCCGGATGTCATATTAGTAGGTGAGATGCGTGATTTGGAGACGATTTCTACGGCTATTACCGCTGCGGAAACAGGCCACTTAGTCCTCGCGACTTTACATACATGGAGTGCCGCTTCGACAATCGATAGAATTATAGACGTATTTCCTCATGGGCAACAAGCGCAAATTCGTGTGCAGTTGGCAGGTGTTTTAAAGGCAGTCGTTTCCCAGCGTTTGTTCCAGACAATGGATAAACAAGGAAGACGAGCGGCGACAGAGATTATGATTAATAATCCCGCTGTGTCTAACCTAATACGGTCTGAGAAGATTCACCAGATTCCGAACGTCATTCAGACTAGCCGTGCGCTTGGAATGCATATGATGGATCACTCCGTAAAGAATTTGATGGAACAGAGAATCATTTCGTATGAAGCTGCATTGCCGTTTATGCAAGGGGATGATTAA